In the genome of Eggerthella sp. YY7918, one region contains:
- a CDS encoding helix-turn-helix transcriptional regulator — MQKRVGRKGSITDLVESAKQYPFLCLGFALYWIWFIVTIQGPIRFPYQIILDFPMPSWCPMLVIGALSFFALSCWHDRFQAMGKRTTYQKISCGIMFGGLFLSTIWVAVPLSYPTEIVVYTAGFVLMGIGASAVLVEFFRYYEKLGATTILLHGVLAMLAATCYQFVFAYFNFADLNMFINPWFPVLIYVCFRKTAPKLDHKLPFEQQSDSDSLVSSKLLITAFVQGLAFGIGLGILLYWEHEFAQPRIIGSLCAGAASVLLFFTALKFKADFTHMIYLVGFPLMALGFLLMACSDHLLALGNAVQAIGSCYQYIVIISLFVYLAKVCGLPVSLVSGRGMACLYIGQVFGGCLGSALASFAPTTLSFSAIASVMCALLLVSSLYISNSGRIEQGWEGVRPAAIDSDVDSLEERARRVAMEVGLTPREADILLLAAQGRNRQYIGAKLCISTETVKTHMRNIYQKTGVHSLQEIIDLVQEKQL; from the coding sequence GTTTCCCTACCAAATAATTCTTGATTTCCCCATGCCATCGTGGTGTCCCATGCTTGTGATAGGCGCTCTATCCTTTTTTGCTTTGTCCTGCTGGCATGATCGATTTCAAGCGATGGGCAAACGAACTACCTATCAGAAGATAAGTTGCGGAATTATGTTCGGCGGTCTTTTTTTGTCTACCATTTGGGTCGCGGTTCCGCTGAGCTATCCAACAGAAATTGTTGTATATACTGCCGGTTTTGTTCTTATGGGAATAGGCGCATCCGCTGTTCTCGTCGAATTTTTTCGCTACTACGAGAAGCTCGGAGCGACAACCATCTTGCTTCATGGTGTGTTGGCAATGCTTGCGGCTACGTGCTATCAGTTCGTTTTTGCTTATTTCAATTTTGCCGATTTGAATATGTTTATCAATCCCTGGTTTCCCGTCTTGATATACGTATGTTTTCGAAAAACAGCTCCCAAATTGGATCATAAACTGCCTTTCGAACAGCAATCTGATTCCGATAGTCTGGTGTCAAGTAAATTGCTGATCACGGCCTTTGTTCAAGGTCTGGCTTTCGGTATTGGTCTTGGAATTCTCTTGTACTGGGAACACGAATTCGCACAACCTCGCATCATTGGCTCTCTTTGTGCAGGAGCTGCGTCAGTGCTTCTGTTTTTTACGGCTCTCAAGTTTAAGGCCGATTTTACCCACATGATATATCTTGTTGGATTTCCATTAATGGCGTTGGGTTTTCTACTGATGGCCTGTTCCGATCACTTGCTTGCGTTGGGCAATGCTGTACAGGCGATTGGATCTTGCTATCAGTACATCGTTATTATTTCGCTTTTTGTTTACTTGGCAAAGGTTTGCGGACTGCCCGTCTCTCTGGTCAGTGGAAGAGGCATGGCATGTTTGTATATCGGGCAAGTGTTTGGAGGGTGCTTGGGTTCGGCGCTTGCATCGTTCGCGCCAACTACTCTCTCGTTTTCGGCCATAGCTAGTGTTATGTGTGCTCTTCTGCTTGTTTCTTCGCTCTATATTTCGAACAGCGGTCGTATTGAGCAAGGATGGGAGGGAGTTCGTCCTGCTGCCATCGATTCAGATGTCGACAGCTTGGAAGAAAGGGCAAGACGTGTGGCCATGGAAGTGGGTCTTACCCCGCGTGAGGCTGATATTCTTTTGCTAGCTGCTCAAGGCAGGAACAGGCAGTACATTGGCGCAAAGCTTTGCATCTCAACAGAAACGGTAAAAACACATATGCGAAATATTTACCAGAAGACAGGCGTTCATTCCTTGCAAGAGATCATAGATCTGGTTCAGGAGAAGCAGCTATAG